The proteins below come from a single Candidatus Poribacteria bacterium genomic window:
- a CDS encoding phytanoyl-CoA dioxygenase family protein has protein sequence IRSALDSEKLDLVEHDLREVGFHVIENVITPEEADEAREVIWKLVEEDIANGHDHSYGDGKIRRVWAIVGKSPIFRYFIQHPTVVAVWKRMLGEDVIASTFTANIVGPGAPTGGWHIDYPYWAMQSPFPSGSLTGQTVWMLDDFTEENGATACIPESHKTLRRPDLGEAEGLEMSIAVAPKGSIMFTNGAIWHQSRANLTDTPRVGLLGMYNRSVIYPQEDMPRQLTDEELAGESDVLKQLLGRHIQFRDPDHGQNWHRTDAGFRQA, from the coding sequence AAATCAGATCAGCGTTAGATTCAGAAAAACTCGACCTTGTTGAACACGACCTGCGTGAAGTCGGTTTTCACGTTATCGAAAATGTGATTACTCCCGAAGAGGCAGACGAAGCGCGCGAGGTAATCTGGAAATTAGTTGAAGAGGATATCGCCAACGGACACGACCACAGTTATGGAGATGGCAAAATCCGACGCGTCTGGGCAATCGTTGGGAAATCACCCATCTTCCGCTATTTCATCCAGCACCCGACTGTCGTGGCGGTGTGGAAACGGATGCTCGGCGAAGATGTTATCGCTTCCACATTTACGGCAAACATCGTTGGACCCGGGGCACCCACAGGCGGTTGGCATATTGACTACCCGTATTGGGCGATGCAATCGCCTTTCCCGTCTGGATCGCTAACCGGACAAACGGTGTGGATGTTAGATGACTTTACAGAAGAGAACGGGGCAACGGCGTGTATTCCAGAGTCACACAAAACGCTGCGTCGTCCCGACTTGGGGGAAGCAGAGGGACTTGAGATGAGCATTGCTGTCGCACCGAAAGGTTCAATTATGTTCACGAACGGTGCGATCTGGCATCAGTCCCGGGCGAACCTAACGGACACACCGCGCGTCGGGTTGCTCGGTATGTATAACCGTTCTGTGATCTATCCGCAGGAGGATATGCCTCGACAGTTGACCGATGAGGAGTTGGCAGGCGAAAGTGATGTTCTCAAGCAGCTATTAGGCAGGCACATCCAGTTCCGCGATCCAGATCACGGACAAAA